From the genome of Bubalus bubalis isolate 160015118507 breed Murrah chromosome 2, NDDB_SH_1, whole genome shotgun sequence, one region includes:
- the C2H2orf72 gene encoding uncharacterized protein C2orf72 homolog isoform X2, which yields MERELEALAARPESPGEPPFQALVEAAGGRGQVLLVGELWEREQSRALLWDFARAVFPPQQAAGKPGGGAAEGAGPGAPRAPKRHATGARAIRSPLVFVLCRASSLAARGPRRHLREMLRDVRGRRRAGAALVGVLVAEAEPEDAVAPELRLLEALLRTVFGRQAGGPVQAAAYRPGQPGSSLAVQAAACRALQAAGPWQPEGAWERPGLPALLACFSWGPWGRGKNPDSSSRSGPAQGDLRDSEEELVLTAVYPNGDCEDPGEGSQPCDRIASAPTEPARDLR from the exons ATGGAGAGGGAGCTGGAGGCGCTGGCCGCCCGGCCCGAGAGCCCGGGCGAGCCGCCCTTCCAGGCGCTGGTGGAGGCGGCGGGCGGCCGCGGGCAGGTGCTGCTGGTGGGCGAACTGTGGGAGCGCGAGCAGAGTCGCGCGCTGCTGTGGGACTTCGCCCGAGCGGTGTTCCCGCCCCAACAAGCCGCCGGCAAGCCGGGCGGCGGGGCCGCCGAGGGCGCGGGGCCCGGGGCGCCGAGGGCGCCGAAAAGGCACGCGACCGGGGCGCGCGCCATCCGCTCGCCGCTCGTCTTCGTGCTGTGCCGCGCGTCGTCGCTGGCCGCCCGGGGGCCGCGGCGCCACCTGCGGGAGATGCTGCGGGATGTGCGAGGCCGGCGGCGGGCCGGCGCGGCGCTTGTCGGGGTGCTGGTGGCCGAGGCGGAGCCGGAGGACGCGGTGGCCCCGGAGCTGCGGCTGCTGGAGGCGCTGCTGCGCACTGTGTTCGGCCGCCAGGCGGGAGGCCCAGTGCAGGCGGCCGCCTACCGCCCTGGCCAGCCGGGTTCCAGCCTGGCGGTTCAGGCGGCCGCCTGCAGAGCCCTGCAAGCCGCCGGGCCCTGGCAACCAG AAGGAGCCTGGGAGAGACCAGGCCTTCCAGCACTGCTGGCGTGCTTTTCCTGGGGTCCCTGGGGCCGGGGGAAGAACCCAGATTCCAGCTCCCGCAGTGGTCCAGCTCAGG GTGACCTCCGGGACTCTGAGGAGGAGCTGGTACTGACGGCTGTATATCCCAACGGAGATTGCGAGGATCCCGGAGAGGGGTCACAACCCTGTGACAGAATTGCCTCTGCTCCCACTGAGCCCGCCAGAGACTTGAGATGA
- the C2H2orf72 gene encoding uncharacterized protein C2orf72 homolog isoform X5, giving the protein MERELEALAARPESPGEPPFQALVEAAGGRGQVLLVGELWEREQSRALLWDFARAVFPPQQAAGKPGGGAAEGAGPGAPRAPKRHATGARAIRSPLVFVLCRASSLAARGPRRHLREMLRDVRGRRRAGAALVGVLVAEAEPEDAVAPELRLLEALLRTVFGRQAGGPVQAAAYRPGQPGSSLAVQAAACRALQAAGPWQPEGAWERPGLPALLACFSWGPWGRGKNPDSSSRSGPAQG; this is encoded by the exons ATGGAGAGGGAGCTGGAGGCGCTGGCCGCCCGGCCCGAGAGCCCGGGCGAGCCGCCCTTCCAGGCGCTGGTGGAGGCGGCGGGCGGCCGCGGGCAGGTGCTGCTGGTGGGCGAACTGTGGGAGCGCGAGCAGAGTCGCGCGCTGCTGTGGGACTTCGCCCGAGCGGTGTTCCCGCCCCAACAAGCCGCCGGCAAGCCGGGCGGCGGGGCCGCCGAGGGCGCGGGGCCCGGGGCGCCGAGGGCGCCGAAAAGGCACGCGACCGGGGCGCGCGCCATCCGCTCGCCGCTCGTCTTCGTGCTGTGCCGCGCGTCGTCGCTGGCCGCCCGGGGGCCGCGGCGCCACCTGCGGGAGATGCTGCGGGATGTGCGAGGCCGGCGGCGGGCCGGCGCGGCGCTTGTCGGGGTGCTGGTGGCCGAGGCGGAGCCGGAGGACGCGGTGGCCCCGGAGCTGCGGCTGCTGGAGGCGCTGCTGCGCACTGTGTTCGGCCGCCAGGCGGGAGGCCCAGTGCAGGCGGCCGCCTACCGCCCTGGCCAGCCGGGTTCCAGCCTGGCGGTTCAGGCGGCCGCCTGCAGAGCCCTGCAAGCCGCCGGGCCCTGGCAACCAG AAGGAGCCTGGGAGAGACCAGGCCTTCCAGCACTGCTGGCGTGCTTTTCCTGGGGTCCCTGGGGCCGGGGGAAGAACCCAGATTCCAGCTCCCGCAGTGGTCCAGCTCAGG gataa
- the C2H2orf72 gene encoding uncharacterized protein C2orf72 homolog isoform X3, with amino-acid sequence MERELEALAARPESPGEPPFQALVEAAGGRGQVLLVGELWEREQSRALLWDFARAVFPPQQAAGKPGGGAAEGAGPGAPRAPKRHATGARAIRSPLVFVLCRASSLAARGPRRHLREMLRDVRGRRRAGAALVGVLVAEAEPEDAVAPELRLLEALLRTVFGRQAGGPVQAAAYRPGQPGSSLAVQAAACRALQAAGPWQPGDLRDSEEELVLTAVYPNGDCEDPGEGSQPCDRIASAPTEPARDLR; translated from the exons ATGGAGAGGGAGCTGGAGGCGCTGGCCGCCCGGCCCGAGAGCCCGGGCGAGCCGCCCTTCCAGGCGCTGGTGGAGGCGGCGGGCGGCCGCGGGCAGGTGCTGCTGGTGGGCGAACTGTGGGAGCGCGAGCAGAGTCGCGCGCTGCTGTGGGACTTCGCCCGAGCGGTGTTCCCGCCCCAACAAGCCGCCGGCAAGCCGGGCGGCGGGGCCGCCGAGGGCGCGGGGCCCGGGGCGCCGAGGGCGCCGAAAAGGCACGCGACCGGGGCGCGCGCCATCCGCTCGCCGCTCGTCTTCGTGCTGTGCCGCGCGTCGTCGCTGGCCGCCCGGGGGCCGCGGCGCCACCTGCGGGAGATGCTGCGGGATGTGCGAGGCCGGCGGCGGGCCGGCGCGGCGCTTGTCGGGGTGCTGGTGGCCGAGGCGGAGCCGGAGGACGCGGTGGCCCCGGAGCTGCGGCTGCTGGAGGCGCTGCTGCGCACTGTGTTCGGCCGCCAGGCGGGAGGCCCAGTGCAGGCGGCCGCCTACCGCCCTGGCCAGCCGGGTTCCAGCCTGGCGGTTCAGGCGGCCGCCTGCAGAGCCCTGCAAGCCGCCGGGCCCTGGCAACCAG GTGACCTCCGGGACTCTGAGGAGGAGCTGGTACTGACGGCTGTATATCCCAACGGAGATTGCGAGGATCCCGGAGAGGGGTCACAACCCTGTGACAGAATTGCCTCTGCTCCCACTGAGCCCGCCAGAGACTTGAGATGA
- the C2H2orf72 gene encoding uncharacterized protein C2orf72 homolog isoform X4 has product MERELEALAARPESPGEPPFQALVEAAGGRGQVLLVGELWEREQSRALLWDFARAVFPPQQAAGKPGGGAAEGAGPGAPRAPKRHATGARAIRSPLVFVLCRASSLAARGPRRHLREMLRDVRGRRRAGAALVGVLVAEAEPEDAVAPELRLLEALLRTVFGRQAGGPVQAAAYRPGQPGSSLAVQAAACRALQAAGPWQPAEGAWERPGLPALLACFSWGPWGRGKNPDSSSRSGPAQG; this is encoded by the exons ATGGAGAGGGAGCTGGAGGCGCTGGCCGCCCGGCCCGAGAGCCCGGGCGAGCCGCCCTTCCAGGCGCTGGTGGAGGCGGCGGGCGGCCGCGGGCAGGTGCTGCTGGTGGGCGAACTGTGGGAGCGCGAGCAGAGTCGCGCGCTGCTGTGGGACTTCGCCCGAGCGGTGTTCCCGCCCCAACAAGCCGCCGGCAAGCCGGGCGGCGGGGCCGCCGAGGGCGCGGGGCCCGGGGCGCCGAGGGCGCCGAAAAGGCACGCGACCGGGGCGCGCGCCATCCGCTCGCCGCTCGTCTTCGTGCTGTGCCGCGCGTCGTCGCTGGCCGCCCGGGGGCCGCGGCGCCACCTGCGGGAGATGCTGCGGGATGTGCGAGGCCGGCGGCGGGCCGGCGCGGCGCTTGTCGGGGTGCTGGTGGCCGAGGCGGAGCCGGAGGACGCGGTGGCCCCGGAGCTGCGGCTGCTGGAGGCGCTGCTGCGCACTGTGTTCGGCCGCCAGGCGGGAGGCCCAGTGCAGGCGGCCGCCTACCGCCCTGGCCAGCCGGGTTCCAGCCTGGCGGTTCAGGCGGCCGCCTGCAGAGCCCTGCAAGCCGCCGGGCCCTGGCAACCAG CAGAAGGAGCCTGGGAGAGACCAGGCCTTCCAGCACTGCTGGCGTGCTTTTCCTGGGGTCCCTGGGGCCGGGGGAAGAACCCAGATTCCAGCTCCCGCAGTGGTCCAGCTCAGG gataa
- the C2H2orf72 gene encoding uncharacterized protein C2orf72 homolog isoform X1: MERELEALAARPESPGEPPFQALVEAAGGRGQVLLVGELWEREQSRALLWDFARAVFPPQQAAGKPGGGAAEGAGPGAPRAPKRHATGARAIRSPLVFVLCRASSLAARGPRRHLREMLRDVRGRRRAGAALVGVLVAEAEPEDAVAPELRLLEALLRTVFGRQAGGPVQAAAYRPGQPGSSLAVQAAACRALQAAGPWQPAEGAWERPGLPALLACFSWGPWGRGKNPDSSSRSGPAQGDLRDSEEELVLTAVYPNGDCEDPGEGSQPCDRIASAPTEPARDLR; the protein is encoded by the exons ATGGAGAGGGAGCTGGAGGCGCTGGCCGCCCGGCCCGAGAGCCCGGGCGAGCCGCCCTTCCAGGCGCTGGTGGAGGCGGCGGGCGGCCGCGGGCAGGTGCTGCTGGTGGGCGAACTGTGGGAGCGCGAGCAGAGTCGCGCGCTGCTGTGGGACTTCGCCCGAGCGGTGTTCCCGCCCCAACAAGCCGCCGGCAAGCCGGGCGGCGGGGCCGCCGAGGGCGCGGGGCCCGGGGCGCCGAGGGCGCCGAAAAGGCACGCGACCGGGGCGCGCGCCATCCGCTCGCCGCTCGTCTTCGTGCTGTGCCGCGCGTCGTCGCTGGCCGCCCGGGGGCCGCGGCGCCACCTGCGGGAGATGCTGCGGGATGTGCGAGGCCGGCGGCGGGCCGGCGCGGCGCTTGTCGGGGTGCTGGTGGCCGAGGCGGAGCCGGAGGACGCGGTGGCCCCGGAGCTGCGGCTGCTGGAGGCGCTGCTGCGCACTGTGTTCGGCCGCCAGGCGGGAGGCCCAGTGCAGGCGGCCGCCTACCGCCCTGGCCAGCCGGGTTCCAGCCTGGCGGTTCAGGCGGCCGCCTGCAGAGCCCTGCAAGCCGCCGGGCCCTGGCAACCAG CAGAAGGAGCCTGGGAGAGACCAGGCCTTCCAGCACTGCTGGCGTGCTTTTCCTGGGGTCCCTGGGGCCGGGGGAAGAACCCAGATTCCAGCTCCCGCAGTGGTCCAGCTCAGG GTGACCTCCGGGACTCTGAGGAGGAGCTGGTACTGACGGCTGTATATCCCAACGGAGATTGCGAGGATCCCGGAGAGGGGTCACAACCCTGTGACAGAATTGCCTCTGCTCCCACTGAGCCCGCCAGAGACTTGAGATGA